The segment CTGAGCTAGCGGATCACAAGATATTAGAGGAAATTGGTGGGGTATCTTATTTAACCCAGCTTGCTGATGCGGCACCAACGGCAGCAAATATAGAATACTATGCACGGATTGTCGAAGAAAAATCAATCTTACGCCGTTTGATTCGGACGGCGACCGACATTATCGAGGATGGCTATACGAGAGATGATGAAGTCGAGTCCGTTCTGTCCGATGCCGAGAAGCACATTATGGCGGTGTCGAATCGAAAGAATACAGGTCAATTTCAGCAAATTAAAGACGTCCTCGTCGAAACATATGATAACATTGAGCTGCTTCACACACGCCAAGGTGATATTACTGGCATTCCGACCGGTTTTTCCGAGCTTGATCGTATGACGGCTGGCTTTCAGCGCAGCGACTTAGTGATTGTTGCCGCTCGTCCGTCTGTCGGAAAAACGGCTTTTGCTTTAAATATTGCCCAAAACGTCGGTATTCACGCTGAGGAAAACGTCGCCATATTCAGTCTGGAAATGGGTGCGCAGCAGTTGGTCATGCGGATGCTTTGTGCTGAAGGTAATATTGATGCCCAGCGTCTGAGAACAGGTAAACTTACACCCGATGATTGGCAAAAGCTTACGATGGCGATGGGGAGTCTCTCGAACGCAGGCATTTTCATTGATGACACTCCAGGAATACGCGTGAATGATATCCGCGCCAAGTGCCGCCGTTTAAAAATGGAGCATGGGCTGGGGATGATCTTAATTGATTATCTACAGCTGATCCAAGGGAACGCTAGGAGCGGTGAAAACCGGCAGCAAGAGGTTTCCGAGATTTCCCGATCACTAAAAGCACTGGCAAGGGAACTTGAGGTGCCTGTGATCGCCCTATCACAGCTTTCCCGGGGTGTGGAATCACGTCAAGACAAGCGGCCGATGATGTCCGATATCCGGGAGTCTGGAAGTATTGAGCAGGATGCGGATATTGTGTCGTTTTTGTATCGGGACGATTATTACGATAAAGAATCTGAAAGCGAAAATATTATCGAAATTATTATCGCCAAGCAACGTAACGGACCAGTAGGAACCGTTGAGCTCGCATTTGTAAAAGAGTACAATAAATTTGTGAATTTGGAAGTGCGTCGGGACGATTCTGATATGCCTCCTGGTGCGTAAAACGTAGACAGGCTGACAAAAGGCGATTGAACGAACGTGTTAATTACATTTTTTCAGATTATGAATAAAATTAGACGAACTTATTGACGGGAAACTCCTAATAATGTTCGTCTTCTCATTGACTCACTATGATATTCTTGATACACTTAACTTCGGTAAAGTGTGAAAAACGAATTATCACCGTGAAGAGCGGATGGTAGAAATTAGCGGAGGTGCTTTTCATGTCATCAGTCGTGGTTGTTGGAACACAGTGGGGCGATGAAGGCAAAGGCAAAATTACAGACTACCTGTCAGAGAATGCAGAGCTCGTAGCACGTTATCAAGGTGGAAATAATGCAGGTCATACGATCGCTTTTGGCGGGGAGACGTATAAGCTGCATTTAATTCCTTCAGGTATTTTTTATAAAGATAAAACATGTGTGCTCGGTAACGGTATGGTCATTGATCCAAAAGCACTCATCGAGGAGCTTGCTTATCTTAAAGGATACAACGTCTCGACAGACAATCTGCGTATTAGCAATCGTGCTCACGTTATTCTTCCTTATCACTTAAAGCTCGATGAATTGGAAGAAGAACAAAAAGGGGCCAACAAGATCGGCACGACGAAAAAAGGCATCGGACCCGCCTATATGGACAAGGCAGCGAGAATTGGCATCCGTATTGCCGACCTTCTCGATAAAGACGAATTTCATAAAAAACTTGAGCAGAACTTGGCACACAAAAACCGTCTGTTTGAACGGATGTACGAAACGCCTGGTTTTGCCATTGAAGATATTTTTGAAGAATATTATGAGTACGGGCAGCAATTTGCTCATCTCGTCACAGATACATCTGTCGTGTTAAATGACGGTCTTGATGCTGGTCGTCGCGTACTTTTTGAAGGCGCACAAGGTGTCATGCTCGACATCGACCAAGGAACATATCCATTTGTTACATCGTCCAATCCGATTGCTGGCGGCGTCACCATCGGTTCAGGCGTTGGCCCATCCAAAATATTGCACGTTGTCGGCGTCTCTAAAGCCTATACGACGCGTGTAGGTGATGGCCCATTTCCGACTGAGCTCACAGATGAGATTGGTGATCAAATTCGGGAAACAGGTCGTGAATATGGGACGACGACTGGGCGCCC is part of the Litoribacterium kuwaitense genome and harbors:
- a CDS encoding adenylosuccinate synthase encodes the protein MSSVVVVGTQWGDEGKGKITDYLSENAELVARYQGGNNAGHTIAFGGETYKLHLIPSGIFYKDKTCVLGNGMVIDPKALIEELAYLKGYNVSTDNLRISNRAHVILPYHLKLDELEEEQKGANKIGTTKKGIGPAYMDKAARIGIRIADLLDKDEFHKKLEQNLAHKNRLFERMYETPGFAIEDIFEEYYEYGQQFAHLVTDTSVVLNDGLDAGRRVLFEGAQGVMLDIDQGTYPFVTSSNPIAGGVTIGSGVGPSKILHVVGVSKAYTTRVGDGPFPTELTDEIGDQIRETGREYGTTTGRPRRVGWFDSVVVRHARRVSGITDLSLNSIDVLTGIETLKICTAYKYEGKIMEEFPASLKVLAKCEPVYEELPGWTEDITGCRSLNDLPVNARHYIERVSQLTGIPLSIFSVGPDRSQTNMVRNVYAMP
- the dnaB gene encoding replicative DNA helicase encodes the protein MQEGMEGRLPPQNTEAEQAVLGAVFLDPASLTTASEIVVPEDFYKTTHQRIFETMLVLAEKNEPVDLVTVTSELADHKILEEIGGVSYLTQLADAAPTAANIEYYARIVEEKSILRRLIRTATDIIEDGYTRDDEVESVLSDAEKHIMAVSNRKNTGQFQQIKDVLVETYDNIELLHTRQGDITGIPTGFSELDRMTAGFQRSDLVIVAARPSVGKTAFALNIAQNVGIHAEENVAIFSLEMGAQQLVMRMLCAEGNIDAQRLRTGKLTPDDWQKLTMAMGSLSNAGIFIDDTPGIRVNDIRAKCRRLKMEHGLGMILIDYLQLIQGNARSGENRQQEVSEISRSLKALARELEVPVIALSQLSRGVESRQDKRPMMSDIRESGSIEQDADIVSFLYRDDYYDKESESENIIEIIIAKQRNGPVGTVELAFVKEYNKFVNLEVRRDDSDMPPGA